The following proteins come from a genomic window of Populus nigra chromosome 6, ddPopNigr1.1, whole genome shotgun sequence:
- the LOC133696375 gene encoding ferredoxin-thioredoxin reductase subunit A2, chloroplastic-like, with translation MGTSGALSSGAAAACSAFPCTDITKFKFKFKSNALFSPTPRRNCCCYSIITPTCTATVASTSSSSSTAAASSTCSRGRRKTLVSCSVALRSNNSATMVTEDEEEEAKKKIGAKVRVKVPVKVYHVPRVAEELDLCGLEGEVKQYVNLWKGRRVSANLPYKIQFVHSGGVKFFAHLREDELEFLD, from the coding sequence ATGGGCACGAGTGGGGCGTTATCGTCGGGAGCCGCCGCAGCCTGTTCGGCTTTCCCTTGCACAGATATcaccaaattcaaattcaaattcaaatccaaTGCCTTATTTTCACCAACTCCAAGGCGTAACTGCTGCTGCTACTCAATTATTACTCCTACTTGCACTGCCACAGTAGCATCGACATCTTCATCTTCCTCTACAGCAGCAGCAAGTAGTACTTGtagcagaggaagaagaaaaacactagTTTCATGCTCGGTGGCTTTACGGTCCAACAATTCCGCAACCATGGTGACAGAAGATGAGGAAGAGGAAGCGAAGAAGAAGATTGGAGCGAAGGTTAGGGTGAAGGTTCCGGTGAAGGTTTACCACGTGCCTCGAGTGGCGGAGGAATTGGATCTGTGTGGATTGGAAGGTGAGGTGAAGCAGTACGTGAACCTGTGGAAGGGGAGGCGAGTTTCAGCTAATCTTCCTTACAAGATTCAGTTTGTCCATTCAGGAGGAGTCAAGTTCTTTGCTCATCTCAGAGAGGATGAGTTGGAATTCCTTGATTGA